A genomic region of Desulfosarcina ovata subsp. ovata contains the following coding sequences:
- a CDS encoding site-specific integrase, whose protein sequence is MQEQNILQTDLASKTPMIQARKQTRIPSVWTKEELDALIGAIDRGNPKGKRDYAIILLACVLGLRVTDIKNLTFGCFDWGTKKLTFIQSKTRETVTLPIPSEVGWAVIDYLKYGRPKVDLPVLFVRHVAPFLPFSENDHLYQIIRDYMRIAHLPTLKKHRGMHSLRHTAASRMLEHDTPLAVISDILGHTDTDATAVYLKVGINKLKECCLHTPEVGS, encoded by the coding sequence TTGCAGGAACAGAACATCCTACAAACGGATCTGGCTTCTAAAACACCAATGATTCAGGCTCGTAAACAGACACGCATCCCATCCGTTTGGACGAAAGAAGAGTTGGATGCACTGATAGGCGCCATTGATCGAGGAAATCCAAAGGGAAAACGGGACTATGCCATTATCCTCCTTGCCTGCGTGTTGGGTCTTAGAGTCACTGATATCAAAAACCTCACTTTTGGTTGTTTCGACTGGGGAACGAAGAAACTGACATTTATCCAATCAAAAACAAGGGAAACAGTAACCCTGCCGATTCCTTCCGAAGTTGGATGGGCTGTCATTGATTATCTGAAATACGGCAGGCCAAAAGTGGATTTGCCTGTTCTTTTTGTAAGGCACGTGGCGCCATTTCTTCCCTTTTCGGAAAATGATCATCTGTATCAGATAATCCGTGATTATATGCGGATTGCACATCTGCCTACTTTGAAGAAGCACCGTGGTATGCACTCTCTTCGTCATACGGCAGCTTCAAGAATGCTTGAGCATGACACACCGCTTGCTGTCATCTCGGATATTCTGGGTCATACGGACACGGACGCTACAGCAGTCTATTTGAAGGTGGGCATCAATAAGCTTAAAGAATGCTGTCTGCATACTCCGGAGGTGGGCTCATGA
- a CDS encoding ATP-binding protein, with protein MQRKQSFINDKRRVSYLSAVYNRIYRGQSVLIEGEYGVGKTRFLELLKPKKLQGVWVESLFNVHEMLASILQGLNYEAVATYRRTPHHLKLIRNLTDYYIIIDEANDIEKRVWPYLKRIMDAHVPIVLAGLPKVRTYLTSQHPDILSRLKTLILYPIVVEDFILEYKDFESEAIEQIYVATRGDMRKFKEICTDCRDKAKELGHSFVDLNLAVDFLANLHPM; from the coding sequence ATGCAGCGAAAACAAAGTTTTATAAACGATAAGCGCCGGGTCTCCTATCTATCCGCGGTATACAACCGGATCTACCGGGGACAGAGCGTATTGATCGAGGGCGAATATGGTGTCGGAAAAACTCGTTTCCTCGAACTGCTCAAACCCAAAAAACTTCAAGGCGTATGGGTGGAGTCGCTTTTCAATGTGCATGAAATGTTGGCCTCCATCCTTCAAGGGTTGAACTACGAGGCGGTGGCCACTTATCGGCGCACGCCCCATCATTTGAAGCTGATCCGCAATCTGACCGATTATTACATCATCATCGACGAGGCCAATGACATCGAAAAAAGGGTTTGGCCCTACCTGAAACGAATCATGGACGCGCACGTGCCCATCGTTTTGGCCGGACTGCCAAAGGTGAGGACATATTTGACCAGCCAGCATCCGGATATCCTCAGCCGATTGAAAACCTTGATTCTGTATCCCATCGTAGTCGAGGATTTCATCCTGGAATACAAGGATTTTGAATCTGAAGCCATCGAACAGATTTATGTGGCCACCAGGGGCGATATGAGAAAATTCAAGGAAATTTGCACGGATTGCCGCGACAAGGCCAAAGAACTGGGCCATAGCTTCGTCGATTTAAATCTGGCGGTCGACTTTCTCGCCAATCTTCATCCCATGTAG
- a CDS encoding IS91 family transposase, with protein sequence MNPINNYPQPANRQVEVADILRCHIGDYLKRYNMPPEHYRVVYDILNCRTAYLGGHVEMCDQCGAERILYNSCRNRHCPKCQTITKQRWLSARQAELLPVNYFHNVFTLPHELNPLILCNKPLMLGFLFHAASQTLLDFGKNPKNELGGQLGIIAILHTWTQTLMDHFHLHCLVPGGAIAGNGKEWINSKGEFLFPVKALSKVFRGKFISYLEDAYSKNQLCFPGNTRALGTRQGFRRLIKQLWSKNWVVYTKPPIERPEWVLDYLGRYTHRIAISNHRITDFSDGRVTFTIKNRKRKTTETVTLDAVEFIRRFLLHVLPKRFVRIRHYGFLANRGKKKNIGLCRLLMNLSPDIPEVRDQSVQAIMMAQAGIDILRCPSCKQGMMRKIYEIPEGSGDGTGSVQ encoded by the coding sequence ATGAATCCAATCAATAATTATCCTCAACCAGCAAACCGACAGGTGGAAGTGGCGGATATTTTGCGCTGCCACATCGGTGACTATCTCAAAAGATACAATATGCCGCCGGAGCATTACAGGGTCGTATACGACATTTTAAATTGCCGGACCGCTTATCTTGGCGGGCACGTTGAAATGTGCGATCAATGCGGAGCCGAACGCATCCTTTACAACTCGTGCCGCAACCGGCATTGCCCGAAATGCCAGACCATCACCAAGCAACGCTGGTTGTCCGCCCGGCAGGCTGAACTTTTGCCGGTCAACTATTTTCACAATGTTTTCACCCTTCCTCATGAATTGAATCCTTTGATTTTGTGCAACAAACCACTCATGCTGGGATTCCTGTTTCATGCCGCCAGCCAGACGTTGCTCGATTTCGGCAAGAATCCGAAAAACGAACTCGGTGGTCAGTTGGGGATCATCGCTATTTTGCACACTTGGACGCAAACATTGATGGATCATTTTCACCTGCACTGCCTGGTGCCTGGCGGTGCGATCGCCGGAAATGGGAAGGAATGGATCAATAGCAAAGGGGAGTTCCTCTTTCCGGTAAAAGCGCTTTCGAAAGTTTTCCGGGGAAAATTCATATCGTATCTGGAAGATGCATATAGCAAGAACCAGTTGTGCTTTCCCGGCAATACCCGTGCGTTAGGGACCCGCCAAGGGTTCCGGCGCTTGATCAAACAGCTGTGGTCGAAAAACTGGGTGGTCTATACCAAGCCGCCCATTGAGCGCCCGGAATGGGTGCTCGATTACCTTGGGCGCTATACGCATCGCATTGCCATATCGAATCATCGCATCACTGATTTTTCTGACGGCCGTGTGACGTTCACGATCAAAAACAGAAAACGCAAGACGACTGAAACCGTCACCCTCGATGCGGTCGAATTCATCCGGCGGTTCTTGTTGCATGTACTGCCCAAGCGGTTCGTACGCATCCGGCATTATGGCTTTTTGGCCAACCGTGGCAAGAAAAAGAACATTGGCCTGTGCCGTTTGTTGATGAACTTGTCCCCCGATATCCCCGAGGTGCGGGATCAGTCCGTCCAGGCAATCATGATGGCACAGGCCGGTATCGACATATTGAGGTGCCCAAGCTGCAAACAAGGAATGATGAGAAAGATATACGAAATCCCGGAAGGGTCCGGAGACGGCACTGGTTCAGTTCAATAG
- a CDS encoding FG-GAP repeat domain-containing protein, with the protein MRCRFSITVGLCVALLLLILPGYDDGSERVLITADAALAHFQDDSTWSEPSNAAYYFDDAEVTGDLATGDFNGDGIADLVFTIRTLEGYSLGTNLRMFRVAYGDGTFVEEDIAIAIDLDSDVDVFDMVVFDFNADGVPDIAFAEDGTNPSDTGRGSVQAFLSPGPSE; encoded by the coding sequence ATGCGTTGTCGTTTTTCAATTACCGTCGGTTTGTGCGTTGCTCTGCTGTTGTTGATTCTGCCCGGCTATGACGATGGAAGCGAGCGGGTGTTAATCACCGCTGACGCCGCATTGGCCCATTTTCAGGACGACAGCACCTGGAGCGAACCATCGAATGCGGCCTATTATTTTGATGATGCCGAAGTCACTGGGGATTTGGCCACGGGGGACTTCAACGGCGATGGCATTGCCGATCTTGTATTTACGATTCGCACTCTGGAAGGCTACTCGCTGGGCACCAACCTTCGCATGTTTCGCGTCGCTTATGGCGATGGCACATTTGTCGAGGAAGACATCGCCATTGCCATCGATCTTGATTCAGATGTTGACGTGTTCGATATGGTCGTCTTTGATTTTAACGCTGATGGCGTTCCGGATATCGCTTTTGCAGAAGACGGTACCAATCCGTCTGATACGGGCAGAGGCTCGGTACAGGCATTTCTTTCCCCCGGCCCTTCCGAATAA
- a CDS encoding transposase, which produces MKAGIVQQIFNDHFEEYRKGRILDGRQWRAAWDIMTCQTPEKGFHVDECPNGDYRVILPNSCKNRSCPQCGSTETQLWLERRRSQALDCPYFHGVITISHDLHPIWAVNRRLFTGLMMQSAWHSLREMLADLRWLGGLPGVIAVFQSWDDHLNKHCHLHLIITAGGLNDDGRWVSAKKDMLVYTPALASKFRGKFLDYLKEGFNPLTKTGRRKPSDQVLTPPPGKSVQQCLNLLNKLGRVSWHAEIKPAYEHANGVFKYVGRYIRRGPISEKRIVGYDGDTVTIAYAHPEKHDQLTFKLDAQTFIRRLLDHVPEKGTHLVRSYGLFHPTQLEKLNLARACLGQKAYIPGIERPTTIELLRQMFPDLSETRCPHCGEILRTVFVYRGGHTEPWRLAA; this is translated from the coding sequence ATGAAAGCCGGGATTGTTCAGCAGATATTCAACGATCATTTCGAGGAATACCGGAAAGGCCGCATTTTAGATGGCCGGCAGTGGCGGGCGGCCTGGGACATCATGACCTGCCAAACTCCTGAAAAGGGGTTTCATGTCGATGAATGCCCGAACGGCGACTATCGGGTGATCCTGCCCAATTCGTGCAAGAACCGGTCTTGTCCCCAGTGCGGCTCGACCGAGACCCAATTGTGGCTTGAGCGCAGACGGTCCCAGGCGCTTGATTGCCCCTACTTTCATGGTGTGATTACCATCAGCCATGACCTCCACCCCATCTGGGCGGTAAATCGCCGGTTGTTCACCGGCCTTATGATGCAAAGCGCATGGCATTCATTACGTGAGATGCTTGCTGACTTGCGATGGTTGGGCGGGCTTCCCGGCGTCATCGCCGTATTCCAAAGCTGGGACGATCACCTTAACAAGCATTGTCACCTGCATCTGATCATCACCGCCGGGGGATTGAACGATGATGGTCGGTGGGTAAGCGCGAAGAAAGACATGTTGGTGTATACGCCGGCGTTGGCATCCAAGTTCAGGGGCAAGTTTCTCGATTATCTTAAAGAAGGCTTCAACCCTTTGACCAAAACGGGTCGACGGAAGCCGTCGGATCAAGTGCTGACCCCTCCACCGGGCAAGAGCGTTCAGCAATGCTTGAACCTGCTCAACAAGCTGGGACGGGTTAGCTGGCACGCTGAAATCAAGCCGGCTTACGAACATGCCAACGGCGTTTTCAAATACGTCGGGCGGTACATCCGCCGGGGGCCGATCTCTGAAAAGCGGATTGTGGGTTATGATGGGGATACGGTAACCATCGCCTATGCGCATCCGGAAAAGCATGATCAACTGACATTTAAGTTGGATGCACAGACGTTTATCCGTCGTCTGTTGGATCATGTTCCGGAGAAAGGAACGCATCTGGTCAGATCCTACGGTCTTTTCCATCCAACCCAGTTGGAAAAACTGAATCTGGCACGAGCGTGTCTGGGCCAAAAGGCGTATATCCCCGGAATTGAGCGACCGACGACCATTGAGTTGCTGCGCCAAATGTTCCCGGATCTTTCTGAAACCCGTTGTCCGCATTGCGGGGAGATCCTTCGAACCGTTTTTGTCTACCGCGGCGGCCATACCGAGCCCTGGAGACTGGCCGCATGA
- a CDS encoding tyrosine-type recombinase/integrase, translating to MRNYPFRGPFAEHIKNHVGLKQAVGYKYEAETAHLSRFSSFTAEKYPEASILSKEIVLEWCSKRNYEAQANQCARASILRQLAVYMENIGIGAYVLPKGYYPAGQQYVSHIYTENELKRFFHQTDQCCYVGECPYRHLIMPVFFRLVYACGLRSSEARLLKVENVDTDAGILSIHHSKKDNSRLVAMSDELTGRCRNYSENVHNLSKGSDWFLKFPLFESSPAG from the coding sequence ATGAGAAACTACCCGTTCAGAGGTCCATTTGCAGAGCATATCAAAAACCATGTCGGCTTGAAGCAAGCGGTCGGGTATAAATATGAGGCAGAAACGGCGCATCTATCAAGATTTTCCTCCTTTACCGCTGAAAAATATCCCGAAGCATCGATCCTTTCAAAGGAAATAGTATTGGAGTGGTGCTCAAAAAGGAACTATGAGGCACAGGCCAATCAGTGTGCAAGAGCCTCTATCTTGCGGCAGCTTGCCGTGTATATGGAAAATATTGGAATTGGCGCATACGTCCTCCCAAAAGGATATTACCCGGCGGGACAGCAGTATGTTTCTCACATCTATACGGAAAATGAACTGAAACGATTCTTCCATCAGACGGATCAATGCTGCTACGTCGGTGAATGTCCATATCGCCATCTCATCATGCCGGTATTTTTCCGGCTAGTTTACGCCTGCGGCCTTCGGTCTTCCGAAGCAAGACTTCTGAAGGTCGAAAATGTGGATACGGATGCAGGCATACTGAGCATTCATCATTCAAAAAAAGACAATAGCCGTTTGGTTGCCATGTCAGACGAGCTTACCGGTCGATGCCGGAACTACTCTGAAAATGTGCATAACCTTTCAAAGGGGTCTGATTGGTTTCTAAAGTTTCCCCTTTTTGAAAGCAGCCCGGCGGGGTGA
- a CDS encoding tyrosine-type recombinase/integrase yields MSELRKKMIRAMELKDFSPRTQQSYLSAVEGLSKFHRKSPDRLTQTEIEDYVLHLKDEGKSASTRNVIISGMKFFYQHTLINSEIALNMPSRRKPKILPEVLSREQVRMIIDTPADLKHRLILMTAYSGGLRVSEVAALKVKSIDSARMVIRVYQGKGMKDRDTLLSKKLLEELRGYWKVYRPTDWLFYGKRRDTPMSITSIQRMYRRAKSDAGITKGKGIHCLRHCFATHLLEAGYDVRKIQLLMGHRSLSTTMVYLHVSRNGLAKVQSPLDFIEEPEQQAPPWEDDDESNQ; encoded by the coding sequence ATGTCAGAACTGCGTAAAAAGATGATCCGGGCAATGGAACTTAAGGATTTTTCACCGAGGACTCAGCAATCCTATTTGTCTGCAGTTGAAGGCCTATCAAAATTTCATCGGAAGTCACCGGATCGTCTAACGCAAACAGAAATCGAAGACTACGTGCTTCACCTTAAAGATGAAGGGAAGAGCGCAAGCACACGCAATGTTATCATTTCCGGGATGAAGTTTTTCTACCAGCATACACTGATAAACAGCGAAATCGCATTGAATATGCCAAGTCGTCGTAAACCAAAAATCCTACCTGAAGTTCTCAGTAGAGAGCAGGTTCGCATGATCATCGATACTCCGGCGGATCTCAAGCATCGGCTGATATTGATGACGGCTTATTCTGGAGGGCTTCGAGTCAGTGAAGTGGCAGCACTGAAAGTCAAAAGCATCGACAGTGCACGGATGGTGATCCGGGTCTATCAGGGCAAAGGCATGAAAGACCGCGATACGCTGCTTTCTAAAAAACTGCTGGAGGAACTACGGGGCTATTGGAAGGTCTATCGCCCGACAGATTGGCTGTTTTACGGTAAACGTCGCGACACTCCCATGAGCATCACATCGATTCAGAGAATGTACCGCCGTGCCAAGAGCGACGCCGGCATCACCAAGGGCAAGGGCATTCATTGCCTTCGCCATTGCTTTGCCACTCATCTGCTGGAAGCCGGCTATGATGTGCGCAAGATACAGCTTCTCATGGGGCATCGCTCGTTGTCCACCACCATGGTCTATCTTCACGTTTCCAGAAACGGGTTGGCCAAGGTCCAGAGCCCGCTGGATTTCATCGAAGAGCCGGAACAACAGGCGCCGCCGTGGGAGGATGACGATGAATCCAATCAATAA
- a CDS encoding transposase, translating into MARAKRHYIPGHVWHITHRCHKRAFLLKFAKDRSRWIEWLYQAKKRYLHLSVLDYMVTSNHIHLLLFDAGGNNVIPDSIKLVAGRTGQEYNLRKNRKGAFWQDRYHATAVESNRHLRQCIAYIDMNMVRAGVVDHPKKWQWCGYNEIQNPRKRKGIIDFDRLTGLLGFGTYEQLKDSHFKWIDSAIQDENTGREVKWSQSIAVGSEAYIKKIKETLGFRVRGRKIRQVGDAFELRETLRPYGSADFFEADNTHLWDWQR; encoded by the coding sequence ATGGCCCGTGCAAAGCGACATTATATCCCTGGTCATGTCTGGCATATTACCCATCGCTGCCATAAAAGGGCTTTTCTTTTAAAATTCGCTAAAGACCGCAGCAGATGGATCGAATGGCTGTATCAGGCAAAAAAACGTTACCTCCATTTGAGCGTATTGGATTACATGGTCACCTCCAACCATATTCATCTGCTTTTATTTGACGCTGGCGGGAATAACGTCATTCCGGATTCGATCAAGCTGGTCGCCGGCAGAACCGGCCAGGAATATAATTTGCGGAAAAACAGAAAAGGCGCCTTCTGGCAGGATCGTTATCATGCTACCGCTGTGGAAAGTAATCGTCATCTACGCCAATGTATCGCCTACATCGACATGAACATGGTCCGTGCTGGTGTTGTCGACCATCCCAAAAAGTGGCAATGGTGCGGATATAATGAAATCCAGAATCCCCGAAAAAGAAAAGGAATTATCGATTTTGATCGTCTCACGGGGTTGCTGGGTTTCGGCACCTATGAGCAGTTGAAGGACTCACATTTCAAATGGATAGACAGTGCCATACAGGATGAGAATACCGGTAGAGAGGTAAAATGGTCACAAAGCATTGCCGTCGGCAGCGAAGCTTACATTAAAAAGATCAAAGAAACACTTGGCTTCAGGGTAAGAGGGAGAAAAATCCGCCAGGTTGGGGATGCCTTTGAGCTTCGGGAAACCCTGAGACCCTATGGATCAGCCGATTTCTTCGAAGCCGATAACACGCATTTATGGGACTGGCAACGATAA
- a CDS encoding DNA methylase, with protein sequence MANNRLTQLEEIIAANQHHFHQTGKALKQIRDDQLFRDLLFDSFEGYVKDRWDMARSQAYRLIKAANVIDNLSPIGDGILPENEYQARILTRFTKEDQRKIWRAFIASGMALTAKNIRKYAHQTLKAKHVKKKNASVVDIISADYKTAVMAMLEQIRSAQNDDWQTTSRQAALFWLKVMKEKIIRHERQRL encoded by the coding sequence ATGGCCAACAACCGACTCACCCAATTGGAGGAGATCATCGCTGCCAATCAACACCATTTTCACCAAACCGGTAAGGCATTAAAGCAGATTCGAGACGATCAATTGTTTCGAGATTTGCTGTTCGATTCGTTTGAAGGCTATGTCAAGGACCGGTGGGATATGGCCCGATCCCAGGCATATCGTCTGATTAAGGCCGCCAATGTCATCGACAATTTGTCTCCAATTGGCGACGGCATCCTTCCGGAGAATGAATACCAGGCCAGGATTCTAACGCGTTTTACAAAAGAGGATCAACGCAAGATCTGGCGTGCATTTATCGCATCCGGCATGGCGCTCACGGCTAAGAATATTAGAAAGTACGCCCATCAAACCCTAAAGGCCAAGCATGTCAAAAAAAAGAATGCGTCTGTGGTCGATATCATCAGCGCAGACTATAAAACGGCCGTGATGGCCATGCTGGAACAGATTCGGTCGGCGCAAAACGATGATTGGCAAACGACATCCAGACAAGCGGCCTTATTCTGGCTGAAAGTGATGAAAGAGAAAATCATTCGTCATGAAAGACAAAGACTTTGA
- a CDS encoding transposase gives MLILHDILEKLKNEFAQSSKGQERGIWFVYTIVAIIVPFASSRTSNILRCLKTVFGFSGISRKKFYTFMASPRIPWQRLWPTLWKLIPLPTTGGRLMLALDDSINAKTGKKIFACDKVFDHAAKQNQSRYPWAQNIVAVGLLKMIKGRWACLPLSYRFYLLKKTIERMNRDSNGPEVTFKSKLAMAVDMIGEIAAVFPRKRIVIITDSWFGNGGLWKPLKKQLGIWVDMISRLRSNSTIFELPPPPTGRQGRPRKYGRKLGNAAALAVRFKSLAKEYIVNLYGRNRNIVAYERVVMLKTIRCAVKVVWVYRKTQWVALYSTDLSLSAEQIIEYYGARWKIEALFKELKNDIGSADTQSRHPQAVSNHLHFCMLATTVAWIYASRVEKTPSRRHAVGGRRHFAFSDVRRSVTKAAMDKDFGRLFPVPRKSVFNSLVDVLLRMAA, from the coding sequence ATGCTTATCCTACACGACATCCTTGAAAAACTCAAAAACGAATTTGCTCAGTCCAGTAAAGGTCAGGAACGGGGAATATGGTTCGTATACACGATCGTGGCGATCATTGTTCCTTTCGCCTCATCGAGGACCTCAAACATTCTACGGTGCTTGAAGACGGTGTTCGGCTTTTCCGGGATCAGTCGTAAAAAGTTCTATACCTTCATGGCATCCCCACGGATTCCATGGCAACGGTTATGGCCCACGCTGTGGAAATTGATTCCGCTGCCAACGACCGGTGGGCGGTTAATGCTGGCTCTGGATGACAGTATCAACGCCAAGACAGGCAAGAAGATTTTCGCCTGCGACAAGGTTTTCGATCATGCTGCCAAGCAAAACCAGTCCAGGTATCCGTGGGCCCAGAACATCGTTGCTGTGGGGTTGTTGAAGATGATCAAGGGACGTTGGGCCTGTCTGCCGCTGAGTTATCGTTTCTACCTCCTGAAGAAAACCATCGAACGAATGAACCGTGACAGCAATGGACCGGAAGTGACATTCAAGAGCAAGCTTGCCATGGCGGTCGACATGATCGGTGAGATTGCCGCGGTGTTTCCCAGAAAACGGATTGTCATCATCACCGACTCATGGTTCGGCAATGGCGGCCTGTGGAAGCCATTGAAAAAACAGTTGGGCATATGGGTGGATATGATTTCCAGGCTTCGATCCAACAGCACAATATTTGAACTGCCGCCACCTCCGACCGGACGACAAGGCCGCCCGCGTAAATATGGCCGCAAGCTGGGGAATGCGGCAGCGTTGGCCGTTCGATTCAAATCGCTGGCAAAAGAATACATCGTCAACCTGTATGGCCGCAACCGGAACATCGTAGCCTATGAACGCGTGGTGATGCTCAAGACCATCCGATGTGCGGTCAAGGTGGTCTGGGTCTATCGTAAGACACAGTGGGTGGCACTTTATTCCACCGACCTGTCCCTTTCGGCTGAGCAGATTATCGAATACTATGGGGCCCGCTGGAAGATCGAAGCCTTATTCAAGGAATTGAAAAACGACATCGGCAGCGCTGACACGCAAAGCCGTCATCCGCAGGCCGTCAGCAACCATCTGCACTTTTGCATGCTGGCGACCACCGTCGCCTGGATTTACGCCAGCCGGGTCGAGAAAACGCCATCTCGCCGGCATGCCGTCGGCGGCCGCCGTCATTTTGCCTTTTCGGATGTCCGCCGATCCGTTACAAAGGCCGCGATGGACAAGGATTTTGGTAGGCTCTTCCCGGTGCCACGCAAATCCGTCTTTAATTCTCTCGTGGACGTACTGCTGCGCATGGCGGCTTGA
- a CDS encoding transposase, with protein sequence MLRPDPFKLSIAGNGKEWINSKGEFLFPVKALSKVFRGKFISYLEDAYIL encoded by the coding sequence TTGCTGCGGCCCGACCCTTTTAAACTTTCGATCGCCGGAAATGGGAAGGAATGGATCAATAGCAAAGGGGAGTTCCTCTTTCCGGTAAAAGCGCTTTCGAAAGTTTTCCGGGGAAAATTCATATCGTATCTGGAAGATGCATATATACTGTGA
- a CDS encoding integrase: MKDKDFEQLPMDDRFLILLHKKIMDKTGSAKRRAKKYYMDQYRKTGVIPKPLLLAGQGIMEGRKCSGRRRVLTEKIQNRFIEMVKASSDPSDDRFVFITRHGRTIKNYHAWLEQEFERSISLSALRRFARQANLKVYLEKPDFEEKNDPSVCFKDEPVFDLIQMDGCRFRYFKIRSDDGVWAKPQVIEFFDTGSRNMLVLDAYFSESSLNSVDLFEKFLVSTPFPQKKIRLRPDNAKGFVNLKRPINELNIKFSLPGGFYLQPNFSRIHAPKDKAHLESSHRSIHHFEMRIIKHFEDRIVKTEPGYIYKKGKKGKITITYLDIDLATLRQSGLLEAYRRQHNEQKHYYSVNGKTSAWVPKEKFDDGLAQYEWITFSADDVRHFVKYGYDKINATVGAKGIITFKKQTYYVAVGAQHFSRHKSTKVYISDLGDKLFIFEHKENGILLGEALRREPYEKPVKKAGTEPNAVELISAFLQEKKMAVDRPRLIDIHLRGLTLDAAQTIYRQHRKRYIAYAIKLRQPETITGKALFNAFILDCERQLSNNPLAPYASCSENKVL; the protein is encoded by the coding sequence ATGAAAGACAAAGACTTTGAACAACTGCCCATGGACGACCGTTTCCTGATCTTGCTGCACAAAAAGATCATGGACAAAACCGGCAGCGCCAAACGCAGGGCCAAAAAATATTACATGGATCAATACCGTAAGACCGGCGTCATTCCCAAACCGCTGCTGCTTGCCGGCCAAGGCATCATGGAAGGCAGAAAGTGCAGCGGCCGGCGCCGGGTCTTGACCGAAAAAATCCAAAACCGCTTCATCGAGATGGTCAAGGCTTCCAGCGATCCATCGGACGATCGTTTTGTATTTATCACCCGCCATGGACGAACCATCAAAAATTACCACGCCTGGCTCGAACAAGAGTTCGAACGTAGCATCTCACTTAGCGCTTTAAGGCGTTTTGCCAGGCAAGCCAACCTCAAGGTCTATTTGGAAAAACCAGACTTCGAGGAAAAGAACGATCCCAGCGTCTGCTTTAAGGACGAACCGGTCTTCGATTTGATTCAAATGGACGGATGCAGGTTTCGCTATTTCAAGATTCGATCGGACGACGGCGTTTGGGCCAAGCCCCAGGTGATCGAGTTTTTTGACACCGGATCGCGCAACATGCTTGTGCTTGACGCCTATTTTTCCGAAAGCAGTCTAAATTCGGTGGACCTGTTCGAGAAATTTTTGGTGAGCACCCCCTTTCCGCAAAAAAAGATACGGCTGAGACCGGACAATGCAAAGGGTTTTGTCAACCTGAAACGCCCCATCAACGAACTGAACATCAAATTTTCATTGCCAGGCGGATTTTATCTGCAACCAAACTTCTCACGCATCCATGCGCCCAAGGACAAAGCACATCTGGAATCATCCCATCGCAGCATCCATCATTTTGAAATGCGGATCATCAAGCACTTTGAAGACCGCATCGTTAAGACAGAACCGGGCTATATCTACAAAAAGGGCAAAAAAGGAAAAATTACCATCACCTATCTCGACATCGATCTTGCAACGCTGCGCCAGAGTGGTTTACTCGAAGCCTATCGCCGGCAGCACAATGAGCAAAAGCACTATTATTCTGTGAACGGTAAAACATCGGCCTGGGTGCCCAAGGAGAAGTTTGACGACGGTCTTGCCCAATACGAGTGGATAACGTTCAGTGCGGATGACGTACGCCATTTCGTCAAATACGGCTATGACAAGATCAACGCCACCGTGGGGGCGAAAGGCATCATTACTTTCAAAAAGCAGACCTACTATGTGGCCGTTGGCGCGCAACACTTCAGCCGCCACAAGAGCACCAAGGTGTATATCTCCGATCTTGGCGACAAGCTGTTTATCTTCGAGCATAAGGAAAACGGTATCCTGCTGGGTGAAGCGCTGCGCCGGGAACCTTACGAAAAGCCGGTCAAAAAGGCAGGCACCGAACCCAACGCGGTTGAATTGATCAGCGCTTTTCTGCAGGAGAAAAAGATGGCGGTGGACAGGCCACGACTGATTGACATCCATCTTCGGGGTTTGACCCTCGATGCCGCCCAAACAATCTATCGGCAACACCGGAAACGATATATCGCTTACGCGATCAAACTACGCCAGCCTGAAACCATCACCGGCAAGGCGCTTTTCAATGCGTTCATTTTGGATTGCGAAAGACAATTGTCAAACAACCCTTTGGCCCCGTATGCCTCATGCAGCGAAAACAAAGTTTTATAA